A window of Daphnia pulicaria isolate SC F1-1A chromosome 10, SC_F0-13Bv2, whole genome shotgun sequence contains these coding sequences:
- the LOC124313887 gene encoding cyclin-dependent kinases regulatory subunit-like → MQFNSRIKQFNNMPPNTEIQYSDKYTDENFEYRHVILPPEMAKLVPRTHLMTETEWRNLGVQQSPGWVHYMVHNPEPHVLLFRRPKE, encoded by the exons ATGCAGTTCAATTCACGAATCAAACAATTCAACAACATGCCACCTAATACGGAGATACAATATTCTGATAAATACACCgatgaaaattttgaatacaG ACATGTAATTTTGCCGCCAGAAATGGCGAAGTTGGTTCCACGAACACATTTGATGACGGAAACGGAATGGAGAAATTTGGGAGTTCAACAGAGTCCCGGCTGGGTACATTACATGGTCCACAATCCAG agcCGCATGTCCTACTATTTCGACGTCCGAAAGAATGA
- the LOC124314651 gene encoding transmembrane channel-like protein 7 isoform X1, which yields MESSKSSSFARPRARLQNPPVYAKSGNMSSKEMTESSSIYSGCSGEKYNRASESRNGLNEAKEKHLHLQSTATTMCTTPGDDTKDDKKVSWETMLPSNRTTTIDVRTWGKTTSRSRRASTLRHASTPTDEVELGMMPDLSQGIPNEEEMWQKMQQIRSLPITMAEKRRLKAELKVAQNLRVHGLELIRFRRRQIWHRIHSFTMQIFSFFSPWKQTIRSIEANFGTGVASYFLLIRWQLLLNFLITLFTVTLILVPWEVGQVSCENLNLTLGQASCENKNRTDFPDVDLPVLEGCNRPSNHSACDDNCVTKTDECFLDYGFSVMCTIANHSSQPLLLIQDTVQGTGWLEFTVAFYGYYQPAFLPWGDDKVYNFALAYQLVVYFVLLFSLVCMAKSVATGFKDNIGLGRSWLHQFSDLAFTSWDYCIDSAKVAQLKKKAILHAFRVALADKDYANEKAGRNMREKINLFFLRLAVNILVMGTLSLAAYIIYLVTSFSEMYRNEIDQGIGSFKNVEDFRILMIGFLPSIVITALNFLVPMLFRAFVRFERFSATFEIKITLARTVLLRLASLLVLVLTLYSSLQKSGLNSSCDSDGLKHAPCWETYVGQQLYRLCIFDVFVTLFITLLIELPLSLIFRRSVLPTSRLNCIANPEFNLVGSTLDMVYSQSICWLGMFYCPVLPIITTVKCVIVFYVKYFSLLVYSCPPSRVYGASSSTSLFMNVLLVSFISCVLPLGYHVTSLRPSVSCGPFRGFDTVWSAISSEVETLSDTLKNILFFFGSAGFFVPAILILLVALYYYRSKAVANRAVVESLTSQLILEAEDKQFLITRLTAVGKQQLHV from the exons ATGGAGTCGAGCAAATCCAGCTCTTTTGCGCGACCGCGAGCAAGATTACAAAATCCGCCAGTCTACGCGAAATCCGGCAACATGTCTAGTAAG GAAATGACTGAAAGCTCGAGCATTTATTCTGGGTGTTCTGGTGAAAAGTACAACAGAGCATCTGAATCAAGAAATGGTTTAAATGAGGCAAAGGAAAAGCACCTTCATCTTCAGAGCACTGCTACCACAATGTGTACTACTCCAGGAGATGATACCAAGGATGACAAGAAGGTGTCTTGGGAGACAATGCTACCGAGTAATAGGACAACCACAATAG ATGTTAGAACATGGGGGAAAACTACCTCCAGAAGTAGACGAGCATCTACACTGCGTCATGCGAGCACTCCAACAGATGAGGTTGAATTGGGAATGATGCCCGATCTTTCTCAGGGTATTCCCAATGAAGAAGAGATGTGGCAAAAAATGCAACAGATTCGCTCTCTTCCCATCACGATGGCAGAAAAACGGAGACTAAAAGCTGAATTAAAG GTAGCACAAAATCTTCGGGTTCATGGTTTAGAATTGATTCGATTCCGGCGACGACAAATTTGGCATAGAATCCATTCCTTTACAAtgcaaattttttcatttttctctccgtGGAAACAAACAATTCGGTCTATCGAAGCAAACTTTGGAACAG GTGTTGCGTCTTATTTCCTCCTAATTAGGTGGCAGTTGCTACTTAATTTTCTTATCACTTTATTTACGGTGACTTTGATCCTCGTTCCATGGGAAGTTGGACAGGTTTCGTGTGAGAACTTGAATCTCACTCTCGGACAGGCTTCGTGTGAGAACAAAAATCGCACTGATTTCCCTGATGTCGACTTGCCTGTTCTAGAGGGCTGTAATCGACCCAGCAACCACTCTGCATGCGATGACAATTGTGTGACTAAAACTGATGAGTGCTTTCTTGACTACGGTTTTTCTGTCATGTGTACTATAGCGAACCATTCTTCTCAGCCTCTTCTGTTGATTCAA GATACAGTGCAAGGGACGGGGTGGTTGGAATTTACCGTAGCTTTTTACGGATACTACCAACCGGCATTTCTTCCCTGGGGAGACGATAAAGTCTACAATTTTGCGTTAGCATATCAACTTGTTGTCTACTTTGTCCTACTCTTCAGTTTGGTGTGCATGGCAAAGTCGGTTGCTACTGGATTCAAGGACAATATTGGGCTTGGTCGGTCGTGGCTTCATCAGTTCTCTGATTTAGCTTTTACATCATGGGATTATTGCATTGACAGTGCTAAAGTTGCccaattgaagaagaaagccATCTTACATG cttttcGTGTTGCGTTAGCAGATAAAGATTATGCTAACGAAAAAGCAGGAAGAAACATGCGCGAAAAAATCAACCTTTTCTTCTTGAGGCTTGCAGTGAACATTCTTGTTATGGGAACATTAAGTCTAGCTGCTTACATAATCTACTTGGTTACATCTTTCTCTGAGATGTatcgaaatgaaattgatcaagGCATTGGTTCTTTTAAGAACGTCGAAGATTTCCGGATTCTGATGATAGGATTCCTCCCGTCAATCGTTATTACTGCGCTGAATTTCCTGGTGCCGATGCTCTTCAGAGCTTTTGTACGATTCGAACGGTTCAGTGCCACTTTTGAAATTAAGATTACCCTAGCTCGGACCGTACTTCTACGACTGGCCTCTCTTTTGGTACTTGTTCTGACCTTGTACAGCAGTTTACAAAAATCTGGCTTGAATTCATCTTGTGACTCCGATGGACTAAAACACGCACCGTGCTG GGAGACGTATGTCGGCCAACAACTTTACAGGCTTTGCATCTTCGATGTTTTCGTCACTCTCTTCATAACGCTGTTGATTGAGCTTCCCTTGTCGTTGATATTTCGGCGTTCGGTGCTACCCACTAGTCGCTTGAATTGTATAGCTAACCCTGAGTTTAATCTAGTCGGAAGCACCCTTGATATGGTTTACAGTCAGTCAATCTGCTGGCTGGGGATGTTTTACTGCCCCGTCTTGCCAATAATTACCACTGTTAAGTGTGTCATTGTTTTCTACGTCAAATATTTCAGTCTACTTGTTTATTCATGTCCACCTTCCCGCGTTTATGGTGCATCGAGCTCCACTTCTCTTTTTATGAATGTACTGTTGGTATCTTTCATTTCGTGCGTTTTACCACTAGGCTATCACGTCACTTCATTGCGACCTTCAGTCTCTTGTGGACCATTCCGAGGTTTTGATACCGTTTGGTCGGCCATATCCAGTGAG GTGGAAACGTTGTCAGATACattgaaaaatattcttttcttttttggatccGCCGGATTCTTCGTACCCGCTATTTTGATTTTACTGGTCGCTCTCTATTATTATCGCTCTAAAGCGGTGGCGAATCGTGCTGTGGTAGAATCACTCACGTCACAACTGATCCTCGAAGCGGAAgataaacaatttttgattACTAGGTTAACCGCTGTTGGTAAACAGCAATTGCacgtttga
- the LOC124314667 gene encoding E3 ubiquitin-protein ligase rnf8-B-like isoform X2 has product MNKEIVSKIPGAVLRRIGSNDINASYKCIQLGCNEVSIGRSKENTFTIADLLVSRKHAVFRLIKDQWTIENVGMNGVAVNHVALPKHQQIPIQNMDIIEFGAGNKYVYAFRVQSESSEVGEEPVAKKMRIPLANRNYPSLKDSPEAFHNWVRSKKNLEKTLEEESDNLDVKLEQQKTLKDKLVLEQEKLNQHFETAKVQLELKFAEEKKELEEKVARGELEKNELQRQKEDVEQRMSVSLHEFRDECEKKKLEFEESVARANLEKQKLIEQKELVVQQLIQEKNVLQERLEEESRLKEETMNELAHIKRSHQSLEQELEEARRKIEEEAKQFQRKGSEDELRLRQMQEELAEREARLNAQEKQIAEIQELERVREELRVQKELNEQQQQASSKACVDIVGQMESIMENELQCGICSELMVFATSLNCMHTFCQHCVREWKKNKVECPICRAPITTEGRNLLVDNMIDAMVSSLSEETKNSRKKLVIQRQELMKQASIEQNNTMENILTFQHVTLGAVDGGRGPGRPRRTVGRSVSAAGPAIARVAVPVPHVAIPQAAQSSVRPRTSVPARGTIRPTAPPPPVRPSTVRGTLNRSTAPTVAHPQRAAPAIVTEEVVILSSGSDSSNEDLIDFANRRRQMRRRPCPSCGMTNTSRLCVYCNYSS; this is encoded by the exons atgaacaaag AAATTGTGTCAAAGATTCCTGGGGCTGTTCTTCGAAGAATAGGTTCCAATGATATAAATGCAAGTTACAAGTGCATCCAACTGGGCTGTAATGAG GTTTCCATTGGGCGGTCTAAGGAAAATACTTTTACTATTGCTGATCTTCTAGTTTCTCGTAAACACGCCGTTTTCCGACTGATCAAAGATCAATGGACCATCGAAAACGTG ggtaTGAATGGTGTTGCTGTGAATCACGTTGCATTACCAAAGCATCAACAAATACCTATTCAAAACATGGATATTATCGAATTTGGTGCCGGTAATAAGTATGTGTATGCTTTCCGTGTTCAGTCTGAATCATCCGAAGTAGGCGAAGAGCCAGTTGCAAAGAAGATGCGAATTCCGCTCGCCAATCGAAATTATCCGTCATTGAAAGATTCCCCAGAAGCGTTTCACAATTGGGTCCGTTCTAAGAAAAACCTCGAAAAGACACTTGAAGAAGAAAGCGACAACTTGGATGTAAAACTGGAGCAACAGAAAACGCTCAAAGATAAGCTGGTGTTGGAGCAGGAGAAACTCAACCAACACTTTGAAACTGCTAAGGTACAACTTGAATTGAAGTtcgctgaagaaaaaaaagaattggaagaaaaagtcGCACGCGGAGaactggaaaaaaatgaattacagCGACAAAAAGAGGATGTCGAACAACGAATGTCAGTTAGCTTGCACGAATTTCGG GATGaatgcgaaaagaaaaaacttgaattcgAAGAAAGTGTCGCACGTGCCAACTTGGAGAAGCAGAAACTCATTGAGCAGAAAGAATTAGTTGTACAGCAACTCATACAGGAAAAAAACGTCTTACAA GAGCGGCTGGAAGAAGAGAGTCGCCTCAAAGAAGAAACTATGAATGAGCTGGCCCATATTAAGCGATCTCATCAATCGTTGGAACAAGAGTTGGAGGAAGCACGTCgtaaaattgaagaagaagcgaagCAATTTCAACGAAAAGGCAGTGAGGACGAATTGAGACTTCGTCAGATGCAAGAAGAACTGGCTGAACGTGAAGCACGATTGAATgctcaagaaaaacaaattgcagaaattcag GAACTGGAAAGAGTACGCGAGGAGTTGCGTGTCCAAAAAGAGCTGAatgagcaacaacaacaggcttCTAGTAAAGCTTGTGTCGATATTGTTGGTCAAATGGAAAGCATCATGGAAAACGAGCTTCAATGTGGAATTTGTTCCGAGCTGATGGTGTTT gCTACTTCCTTGAACTGCATGCATACCTTCTGTCAGCACTGCGTCAGAGAgtggaaaaagaataag GTGGAATGTCCAATCTGTCGAGCCCCTATAACCACAGAAGGAAGAAATCTATTGGTGGATAATATGATTGACGCTATGGTCAGTTCGCTTTCGGAAGAAACAAAGAACAGTAGAAAGAAATTAGTTATTCAACGCCAAGAACTAATGAAACAAGCATCCATCGAACAAAACAACACTATGGAAAATATTCTCACTTTTCAACACGTTACGCTTGGAGCTGTCGATGGAGGCCGGGGCCCAGGTCGTCCTCGTCGTACTGTTGGACGTTCAG TGTCTGCTGCTGGACCAGCTATTGCACGTGTCGCGGTTCCCGTTCCACATGTTGCAATTCCCCAAGCTGCTCAGTCTTCAGTTCGACCTCGAACGTCCGTCCCAGCTCGTGGAACCATTCGTCCAactgctcctcctcctcctgttcGTCCTTCCACTGTCAGAGGAACATTGAATCGTTCGACCGCACCAACAGTTGCCCATCCTCAGCGCGCTGCTCCTGCCAT TGTCACGGAGGAAGTGGTAATTCTTTCAAGCGGATCCGACTCATCAAACGAAGATCTTATTGATTTTGCAAATCGCCGTCGCCAAATGCGAAGAAGACCTTGTCCTTCGTGTG GAATGACAAATACGTCACGACTCTGCGTCTACTGCAATTATTCGAGCTGA
- the LOC124313886 gene encoding DNA-directed RNA polymerase II subunit RPB7, with protein sequence MFYHIALEHEILLHPRYFGPQLMETVKQKLFTEVEGTCTGKYGFVIAVTTIDNIGAGIIQPGQGFVVYPVKYKAIVFRPFKGQVLDAVVTQVNKVGLFTEIGPLSCFISRHSIPSDMQFDPNSTPPCYKTQDEDVVIQQDDEIRIKIVGLRVDATDIFAIGTLMDDYLGLVS encoded by the exons ATGTTCTATCAT ATTGCTTTGGAACACGAAATTCTTTTGCATCCTCGATATTTCGGACCACAATTGATGGAAACTGTAAAACAAAAGCTTTTTACAGAAGTTGAAGGCACTTGCACTGGAAA GTATGGATTTGTCATAGCAGTGACCACTATCGACAACATTGGTGCTGGTATCATTCAGCCCGGGCAAGGGTTTGTCGTTTACCCTGTCAAGTACAAGGCAATTGTCTTTCGACCATTCAAAGGGCAGGTTTTGGATGCAGTTGTAACACAAGTCAATAAG GTTGGGCTTTTCACAGAAATTGGGCCTCTTTCATGTTTCATATCCAGACAT TCGATTCCGTCGGACATGCAGTTCGACCCCAATTCAACCCCACCTTGCTACAAAACCCAGGATGAAGATGTTGTTATTCAACAGGACGATGAAATCCGCATAAAAATTGTCGGTTTGAGAGTGGATGCCACCGATATT TTTGCTATTGGAACACTTATGGACGACTACTTGGGTTTGGTCAGCTAA
- the LOC124314667 gene encoding E3 ubiquitin-protein ligase RNF8-like isoform X1, which translates to MNKEIVSKIPGAVLRRIGSNDINASYKCIQLGCNEVSIGRSKENTFTIADLLVSRKHAVFRLIKDQWTIENVGMNGVAVNHVALPKHQQIPIQNMDIIEFGAGNKYVYAFRVQSESSEVGEEPVAKKMRIPLANRNYPSLKDSPEAFHNWVRSKKNLEKTLEEESDNLDVKLEQQKTLKDKLVLEQEKLNQHFETAKVQLELKFAEEKKELEEKVARGELEKNELQRQKEDVEQRMSVSLHEFRDECEKKKLEFEESVARANLEKQKLIEQKELVVQQLIQEKNVLQERLEEESRLKEETMNELAHIKRSHQSLEQELEEARRKIEEEAKQFQRKGSEDELRLRQMQEELAEREARLNAQEKQIAEIQSRAAIGLEMYETIQLLHQGQEIQNAGNIVVVMDDGGAINQPSLTEQELERVREELRVQKELNEQQQQASSKACVDIVGQMESIMENELQCGICSELMVFATSLNCMHTFCQHCVREWKKNKVECPICRAPITTEGRNLLVDNMIDAMVSSLSEETKNSRKKLVIQRQELMKQASIEQNNTMENILTFQHVTLGAVDGGRGPGRPRRTVGRSVSAAGPAIARVAVPVPHVAIPQAAQSSVRPRTSVPARGTIRPTAPPPPVRPSTVRGTLNRSTAPTVAHPQRAAPAIVTEEVVILSSGSDSSNEDLIDFANRRRQMRRRPCPSCGMTNTSRLCVYCNYSS; encoded by the exons atgaacaaag AAATTGTGTCAAAGATTCCTGGGGCTGTTCTTCGAAGAATAGGTTCCAATGATATAAATGCAAGTTACAAGTGCATCCAACTGGGCTGTAATGAG GTTTCCATTGGGCGGTCTAAGGAAAATACTTTTACTATTGCTGATCTTCTAGTTTCTCGTAAACACGCCGTTTTCCGACTGATCAAAGATCAATGGACCATCGAAAACGTG ggtaTGAATGGTGTTGCTGTGAATCACGTTGCATTACCAAAGCATCAACAAATACCTATTCAAAACATGGATATTATCGAATTTGGTGCCGGTAATAAGTATGTGTATGCTTTCCGTGTTCAGTCTGAATCATCCGAAGTAGGCGAAGAGCCAGTTGCAAAGAAGATGCGAATTCCGCTCGCCAATCGAAATTATCCGTCATTGAAAGATTCCCCAGAAGCGTTTCACAATTGGGTCCGTTCTAAGAAAAACCTCGAAAAGACACTTGAAGAAGAAAGCGACAACTTGGATGTAAAACTGGAGCAACAGAAAACGCTCAAAGATAAGCTGGTGTTGGAGCAGGAGAAACTCAACCAACACTTTGAAACTGCTAAGGTACAACTTGAATTGAAGTtcgctgaagaaaaaaaagaattggaagaaaaagtcGCACGCGGAGaactggaaaaaaatgaattacagCGACAAAAAGAGGATGTCGAACAACGAATGTCAGTTAGCTTGCACGAATTTCGG GATGaatgcgaaaagaaaaaacttgaattcgAAGAAAGTGTCGCACGTGCCAACTTGGAGAAGCAGAAACTCATTGAGCAGAAAGAATTAGTTGTACAGCAACTCATACAGGAAAAAAACGTCTTACAA GAGCGGCTGGAAGAAGAGAGTCGCCTCAAAGAAGAAACTATGAATGAGCTGGCCCATATTAAGCGATCTCATCAATCGTTGGAACAAGAGTTGGAGGAAGCACGTCgtaaaattgaagaagaagcgaagCAATTTCAACGAAAAGGCAGTGAGGACGAATTGAGACTTCGTCAGATGCAAGAAGAACTGGCTGAACGTGAAGCACGATTGAATgctcaagaaaaacaaattgcagaaattcag AGTCGTGCCGCCATCGGCCTTGAGATGTACGAAACAATTCAACTCCTTCACCAAGGACAAGAAATCCAAAATGCAGGAAACATTGTGGTTGTCATGGATGATG GAGGAGCAATTAATCAGCCAAGTTTAACCGAACAGGAACTGGAAAGAGTACGCGAGGAGTTGCGTGTCCAAAAAGAGCTGAatgagcaacaacaacaggcttCTAGTAAAGCTTGTGTCGATATTGTTGGTCAAATGGAAAGCATCATGGAAAACGAGCTTCAATGTGGAATTTGTTCCGAGCTGATGGTGTTT gCTACTTCCTTGAACTGCATGCATACCTTCTGTCAGCACTGCGTCAGAGAgtggaaaaagaataag GTGGAATGTCCAATCTGTCGAGCCCCTATAACCACAGAAGGAAGAAATCTATTGGTGGATAATATGATTGACGCTATGGTCAGTTCGCTTTCGGAAGAAACAAAGAACAGTAGAAAGAAATTAGTTATTCAACGCCAAGAACTAATGAAACAAGCATCCATCGAACAAAACAACACTATGGAAAATATTCTCACTTTTCAACACGTTACGCTTGGAGCTGTCGATGGAGGCCGGGGCCCAGGTCGTCCTCGTCGTACTGTTGGACGTTCAG TGTCTGCTGCTGGACCAGCTATTGCACGTGTCGCGGTTCCCGTTCCACATGTTGCAATTCCCCAAGCTGCTCAGTCTTCAGTTCGACCTCGAACGTCCGTCCCAGCTCGTGGAACCATTCGTCCAactgctcctcctcctcctgttcGTCCTTCCACTGTCAGAGGAACATTGAATCGTTCGACCGCACCAACAGTTGCCCATCCTCAGCGCGCTGCTCCTGCCAT TGTCACGGAGGAAGTGGTAATTCTTTCAAGCGGATCCGACTCATCAAACGAAGATCTTATTGATTTTGCAAATCGCCGTCGCCAAATGCGAAGAAGACCTTGTCCTTCGTGTG GAATGACAAATACGTCACGACTCTGCGTCTACTGCAATTATTCGAGCTGA
- the LOC124314651 gene encoding transmembrane channel-like protein 7 isoform X2: MTESSSIYSGCSGEKYNRASESRNGLNEAKEKHLHLQSTATTMCTTPGDDTKDDKKVSWETMLPSNRTTTIDVRTWGKTTSRSRRASTLRHASTPTDEVELGMMPDLSQGIPNEEEMWQKMQQIRSLPITMAEKRRLKAELKVAQNLRVHGLELIRFRRRQIWHRIHSFTMQIFSFFSPWKQTIRSIEANFGTGVASYFLLIRWQLLLNFLITLFTVTLILVPWEVGQVSCENLNLTLGQASCENKNRTDFPDVDLPVLEGCNRPSNHSACDDNCVTKTDECFLDYGFSVMCTIANHSSQPLLLIQDTVQGTGWLEFTVAFYGYYQPAFLPWGDDKVYNFALAYQLVVYFVLLFSLVCMAKSVATGFKDNIGLGRSWLHQFSDLAFTSWDYCIDSAKVAQLKKKAILHAFRVALADKDYANEKAGRNMREKINLFFLRLAVNILVMGTLSLAAYIIYLVTSFSEMYRNEIDQGIGSFKNVEDFRILMIGFLPSIVITALNFLVPMLFRAFVRFERFSATFEIKITLARTVLLRLASLLVLVLTLYSSLQKSGLNSSCDSDGLKHAPCWETYVGQQLYRLCIFDVFVTLFITLLIELPLSLIFRRSVLPTSRLNCIANPEFNLVGSTLDMVYSQSICWLGMFYCPVLPIITTVKCVIVFYVKYFSLLVYSCPPSRVYGASSSTSLFMNVLLVSFISCVLPLGYHVTSLRPSVSCGPFRGFDTVWSAISSEVETLSDTLKNILFFFGSAGFFVPAILILLVALYYYRSKAVANRAVVESLTSQLILEAEDKQFLITRLTAVGKQQLHV, from the exons ATGACTGAAAGCTCGAGCATTTATTCTGGGTGTTCTGGTGAAAAGTACAACAGAGCATCTGAATCAAGAAATGGTTTAAATGAGGCAAAGGAAAAGCACCTTCATCTTCAGAGCACTGCTACCACAATGTGTACTACTCCAGGAGATGATACCAAGGATGACAAGAAGGTGTCTTGGGAGACAATGCTACCGAGTAATAGGACAACCACAATAG ATGTTAGAACATGGGGGAAAACTACCTCCAGAAGTAGACGAGCATCTACACTGCGTCATGCGAGCACTCCAACAGATGAGGTTGAATTGGGAATGATGCCCGATCTTTCTCAGGGTATTCCCAATGAAGAAGAGATGTGGCAAAAAATGCAACAGATTCGCTCTCTTCCCATCACGATGGCAGAAAAACGGAGACTAAAAGCTGAATTAAAG GTAGCACAAAATCTTCGGGTTCATGGTTTAGAATTGATTCGATTCCGGCGACGACAAATTTGGCATAGAATCCATTCCTTTACAAtgcaaattttttcatttttctctccgtGGAAACAAACAATTCGGTCTATCGAAGCAAACTTTGGAACAG GTGTTGCGTCTTATTTCCTCCTAATTAGGTGGCAGTTGCTACTTAATTTTCTTATCACTTTATTTACGGTGACTTTGATCCTCGTTCCATGGGAAGTTGGACAGGTTTCGTGTGAGAACTTGAATCTCACTCTCGGACAGGCTTCGTGTGAGAACAAAAATCGCACTGATTTCCCTGATGTCGACTTGCCTGTTCTAGAGGGCTGTAATCGACCCAGCAACCACTCTGCATGCGATGACAATTGTGTGACTAAAACTGATGAGTGCTTTCTTGACTACGGTTTTTCTGTCATGTGTACTATAGCGAACCATTCTTCTCAGCCTCTTCTGTTGATTCAA GATACAGTGCAAGGGACGGGGTGGTTGGAATTTACCGTAGCTTTTTACGGATACTACCAACCGGCATTTCTTCCCTGGGGAGACGATAAAGTCTACAATTTTGCGTTAGCATATCAACTTGTTGTCTACTTTGTCCTACTCTTCAGTTTGGTGTGCATGGCAAAGTCGGTTGCTACTGGATTCAAGGACAATATTGGGCTTGGTCGGTCGTGGCTTCATCAGTTCTCTGATTTAGCTTTTACATCATGGGATTATTGCATTGACAGTGCTAAAGTTGCccaattgaagaagaaagccATCTTACATG cttttcGTGTTGCGTTAGCAGATAAAGATTATGCTAACGAAAAAGCAGGAAGAAACATGCGCGAAAAAATCAACCTTTTCTTCTTGAGGCTTGCAGTGAACATTCTTGTTATGGGAACATTAAGTCTAGCTGCTTACATAATCTACTTGGTTACATCTTTCTCTGAGATGTatcgaaatgaaattgatcaagGCATTGGTTCTTTTAAGAACGTCGAAGATTTCCGGATTCTGATGATAGGATTCCTCCCGTCAATCGTTATTACTGCGCTGAATTTCCTGGTGCCGATGCTCTTCAGAGCTTTTGTACGATTCGAACGGTTCAGTGCCACTTTTGAAATTAAGATTACCCTAGCTCGGACCGTACTTCTACGACTGGCCTCTCTTTTGGTACTTGTTCTGACCTTGTACAGCAGTTTACAAAAATCTGGCTTGAATTCATCTTGTGACTCCGATGGACTAAAACACGCACCGTGCTG GGAGACGTATGTCGGCCAACAACTTTACAGGCTTTGCATCTTCGATGTTTTCGTCACTCTCTTCATAACGCTGTTGATTGAGCTTCCCTTGTCGTTGATATTTCGGCGTTCGGTGCTACCCACTAGTCGCTTGAATTGTATAGCTAACCCTGAGTTTAATCTAGTCGGAAGCACCCTTGATATGGTTTACAGTCAGTCAATCTGCTGGCTGGGGATGTTTTACTGCCCCGTCTTGCCAATAATTACCACTGTTAAGTGTGTCATTGTTTTCTACGTCAAATATTTCAGTCTACTTGTTTATTCATGTCCACCTTCCCGCGTTTATGGTGCATCGAGCTCCACTTCTCTTTTTATGAATGTACTGTTGGTATCTTTCATTTCGTGCGTTTTACCACTAGGCTATCACGTCACTTCATTGCGACCTTCAGTCTCTTGTGGACCATTCCGAGGTTTTGATACCGTTTGGTCGGCCATATCCAGTGAG GTGGAAACGTTGTCAGATACattgaaaaatattcttttcttttttggatccGCCGGATTCTTCGTACCCGCTATTTTGATTTTACTGGTCGCTCTCTATTATTATCGCTCTAAAGCGGTGGCGAATCGTGCTGTGGTAGAATCACTCACGTCACAACTGATCCTCGAAGCGGAAgataaacaatttttgattACTAGGTTAACCGCTGTTGGTAAACAGCAATTGCacgtttga